The following are encoded together in the Strongyloides ratti genome assembly S_ratti_ED321, chromosome : 2 genome:
- a CDS encoding Septin-2, translating to MCARILRRSTSKYPVNESEYIGIAGYTNQLFRHAVKNGFQFTLMVVGQSGLGKSTFINTLLQTNLSEYEGRPLATTTKINERIYYVVENKVKLKLTLIDTPDFVDSRFSEYMDEEIKIERKTKIEDKRVHLCLYFISPSGHSLSEIDIKFMKKLHDKVNIIPVIAKSDTLTTSELSLFKSTILDDIQKNEIKIYEFPVEEEVRQDISKPYKRVPFGIVCSNSVIKDQNGHLTRIRKYPWGIVEVENLEHNDFVFLRDIIFKKHFIDFVEETHCVHYENYRYNRLVNKFKDSTGSFNPVLEAGKKITELENEFNKQKLNMDKIFTECVLNGEIQLKEKEFKLKESETKLKEELFKKKEKLKNLRGNIQNLVE from the exons ATGTGTGCGAGGATTTTACGTCGTAGTACTTCAAAGTATCCTGTTAATGAAAGTGAATATATTGGAATTGCTGGTTACACAAATCAACTTTTTCGACATGCTGTTAAAAACGGTTTTCAATTTACGTTGATGGTTGTTGGGCAAAGTGGATTGGGAAAATCAACGTTCATAAATACGTTGCTTCAAACCAATCTATCCGAATATGAAGGAAGACCATTAgcaacaacaacaaaaataaatgagagaatttattatgttgttgaaaataaagtaaaactGAAACTTACTTTAATTGATACACCAG ATTTTGTTGATTCTCGATTTTCTGAATATATGGATGAGGAGATTAAAATTGAAAGAAAGACAAAAATTGAGGATAAACGTGTACATTTATGCTTGTATTTTATATCACCATCTGGACACTCTCTTTCTGAAATTgacataaaatttatgaaaaaattgcATGACAAAGTTAATATTATACCCGTTATTGCAAAATCAGATACTTTAACTACTTCTGAATTGTCTCTTTTCAAGTCAACT attttagatgatatacaaaaaaatgaaataaaaatttatgaatttCCGGTAGAAGAAGAAGTACGTCAAGATATCTCAAAACCATACAAAAGAGTTCCTTTTGGTATTGTATGTTCAAATAGTGTGATCAAAGATCAGAATGGTCATTTAACGCGAATACGTAAATATCCATGGGGTATAGTTGAAGTTGAAAATTTGGAACACAATGATTTTGTCTTTTTAagagatataatttttaaaaaacattttatagaTTTTGTAGAGGAAACACATTGTGTACATTATGAAAATTACCGCTACAATAGGCtcgtaaataaatttaaagattcTACAGGATCTTTTAATCCTGTTTTAGAAgcaggaaaaaaaataactgaATTAGAGAATGAGTTtaacaaacaaaaattaaatatggaTAAGATATTTACAGAGTGTGTACTTAATGGGGAAAttcaattaaaagaaaaagagtTTAAATTAAAGGAATCTGAGACTAAGTTAAAAGAagaactttttaaaaagaaagaaaaactTAAGAACTTAAGAggaaatattcaaaatttagtagaataa